One window of the Rosa rugosa chromosome 3, drRosRugo1.1, whole genome shotgun sequence genome contains the following:
- the LOC133738587 gene encoding disease resistance protein RPV1-like produces MATKSTSSSVFPSSSSSYPPWTYDVFLSFRGEDTSKSFTDHLYFSLKREGISTFRDDELERGKPISSELRQAIQESRFALVIFSRNYASSKWCLDELAEIVECMKEMGQTVLPIFYNVDPSNVRKQTGSFAEAFDAHEEHFKDNLEKVQRWRAALTEVANLSGFHLQDGMVKNGITCPTAIDIKDHVLVMKFIVNFGTWSVH; encoded by the exons atggcaACCAAAAGTACCTCCTCCTCAGtttttccttcttcctcttcttcatatCCACCTTGGACCTATGATGTCTTCCTCAGCTTCAGAGGTGAGGACACCAGTAAAAGCTTTACAGATCATCTATATTTTTCTTTGAAACGAGAAGGAATATCCACCTTTAGGGATGATGAACTTGAGAGAGGGAAACCAATTTCATCAGAACTCAGGCAAGCAATACAAGAATCAAGGTTTGCGCTTGTTATTTTCTCAAGAAACTATGCTTCTTCTAAgtggtgcttggatgaactCGCAGAGATTGTTGAGTGCATGAAAGAGATGGGACAGACGGTGCTTCCCATTTTCTATAATGTAGATCCATCAAATGTACGGAAACAAACGGGAAGCTTTGCAGAAGCCTTTGATGCACATGAAGAACACTTCAAGGATAACTTAGAAAAAGTGCAAAGGTGGAGAGCTGCTTTGACTGAAGTGGCCAATCTTTCCGGATTTCATCTCCAAGATGG GATGGTGAAAAATGGAATTACATGCCCAACTGCAATTGATATAAAAGATCATGTTCTGGTCATGAAATTCATAG TTAATTTTGGAACTTGGTCCGTACATTGA